Below is a window of Caballeronia insecticola DNA.
GCGAGTAAAGCCTTTTTCATCATCTCCTCCATACCCCGTAAAGGTTGAACACTCGATATTCGTAATTTGGTTCGTCTCGAGCGCCCGCGTTCTGATTCGTAGGCGGGCTTCGATTCGAATTCGAAATTTTGTAGGAAAACTAATTATTACGAGCCGTTAATCTGTAGTTTTGTTTGGCGGCTTGAAAAATATATTCGGAGTGCGATGGTTCGCTTGCCGCGGTCGCCGGACCCTTGCCGAAAAGCAGCGCGCCCAATAAAAAAAGGTGCGATACCCTTTCGGGCACCGCACCGATACGCGCCTCTCGCAGCAGCGTGAAAACTCTATAAAGCTCTTTTCTGTTCAGCCCCGCCGATTAGAACGAGTGCTGGATACCAGCGTACACGCCCGTCTGGCTGTGGCCGGGGAACGGGTTGTCCGTCGAGGCCGCCGAGCCATAGTTGTTGGCGTTCAGACCGTAGTTCGCGGTCTTGCTGTTCTGCACCGTGGCAACCTGCAGGTCGAGCAGGGTGCGCTTGGACAGGTTGTACGAGCCGCCGACCGTGTAGATGGTCGCGTTACCCGCGCCGTTGTTGCCGTTCACGTGGTAGACCGCCGCGATCAGTGCCGCTGCCGGCGTTGCCTGCCACGTCACGCCGCCCCATTCGTGGTCGAGCGTGGTCGGCTGGCCGGGCAACTGACCCGTCATGCCGGAGGTGCGGATCGCCTGGTACGCGCCCTGAACCTTGAACTGGCCGAGGAACACGTTGAACATCGCCGTGTACTCACGCGAGTAGCCGTAAGCGCCGTTGCCGCCCGAACCGCCGTCGATCGGGTTGTAGACGCCGCCGAGCGTACCGTTGGCCGGGTTGCGGATTTCGTCGTACATACCGCGGATCTGGAACAGCGGCGAGGTGTACGTGACGTACGCGCCAGCTTCGCGGCCTTGCGGCGTGGTGCCGTTACCGTTCCAGTTCGTTGCGTTCGACAGCGAGTACTGGCCGTAGAAGTCGAAGCCCGCGACCTTCGGCGACTGGTACGAAATGTTGTTGCTCGATTGCGGCCAGTTGCGGCCACGCACCAGCGATGCCGACGACCAGTTCGACTGGCCGAACGGATCGAAGTCCCACACGCCGTTGGCGATGAAGAGCTCGCGACCCAGCAACAGGGTACCGAACTGGTTGTTCGCCATACCGACCGTTGCCCAGCGATTGAAGAGACCGCCGCCGCCCGGGCCCTGACCCGTCATGGTGTTGAAGCTGCCTTCCAACTGGAACACGGCGCGATAGCCGCCGCCCAGATCTTCGACGCCCTTCATCCCCCACAAGCTCGTGCCCCAGTCGCCGCTTTCCGCCTTGAAGCGGTGCGAAGAACCGGTGGCAGGGGCGCCGGCCGGACCGGTCGGCACACCGTTCATATATTCGAGCCCCGCGTCCAGGCGGCCGTACAGCGTCACGCTACTCTGAGCGTGCGCCACCGCGCTGAACGTCAGCAGTGCTGCCGACGCGAGCAAAGCTTTCTTCATCATCTCCTCCAACCCTGTCAAGAAATAGAACCCAAGTGCTGCTGTATGGTTCGATGCGAGCGCACCCAACCGAAAGTCGTTTTCAGAGGAAGGACACGCGCGGGCTGTGGTGCTTCTTGCGATTCGCACGTCGTGGGCGCGAATCTGACGCCGACTCGTCGATCGGTGTCGTTCCTCAGTTTCTTTTGGACTTTTGAAGTAAAACTACTTTTTGCGTACTTCGTTTTGGTACTTTCATTACCAATTTAACAAATTACGATATAACCGCCAAAGAAAAATGACGATCGGCGCTGGTTTGTGTCAAAAATGCAATGCCCATGTGGTAACCATGCGACCCACAGGATGGGAAACATCGCGCAAAGCCTTATGGGGCCGAGGCTTCAGCGCAATGTAAGTTTCAGGGTCAGGTATCTCGCCTATTGACGCGGACGTAGCATGGCGCTAGCTCAGCGCGTCGTGCGAGTCAGGCATGATCGGCCGCGTGCGGACGCAAAAAAAGCGCCTCGCGGGCGCTTTCTCTGGAGTGGAACGTTGCTTCAGGCAATAACCGCGAGGGCTACTTCAGGCTGCCCGACAGGAATTGCTTCAGGCGCTCGCTCTTCGTGTTACCGAAGACGGCTTCGGGATGACCTTCTTCCTCGATGCGCCCCTGATGCAGAAACACTACGTGGTTCGACACATTGCGCGCGAACGCCATCTCGTGCGTGACGACGATCATCGTGCGGCCTTCCTCGGCGAGCGTCTGCATCACTTTCAGCACTTCGCCCACGAGCTCCGGATCGAGCGCGGAAGTCGGTTCGTCGAACAGCATGACGTCGGGATGCATCGCGAGCGCGCGCGCAATCGCCACGCGCTGCTGCTGTCCGCCCGACAGATGCGACGGATACTGCTTCTCCAGACGCGGCGCGAGGCCCACCTTCTCGAGATAAGTGCGCGCGCGTTCCTCGGCTTCCTTCTTCGACAGCCCGAGCACGTTCACGGGCGCCTCGGTCACGTTCTCCAGCACGTTCATGTGCGACCACAGGTTGAAGTGCTGGAAGACCATCGAGAGCTTCGAGCGCATTTGCCGCAGCTGTTTGGGATCGGCGACCTTGAGCGCGCCGCTCTTGTCCTTCATCGTGCGCACTTCGTTGCCGTCGACGAAGATGCGCCCCTGGTTCGGCTGCTCCAGAAAGTTGATACAGCGCAGCATCGTGCTCTTGCCCGAGCCCGACGAGCCGATGATGCTGATCACGTCGCCGGCTTTTGCCTTGAGCGAAACGCCCTTCAGAACTTCGTTGCTGCCGTACTGCTTGTGAATGTCGTCGACGAAAAGCTTGTGCATCTGGGAATTCATGAACGGTCCTTGAGCCTGCGATGGACTTATTTGCGCTTATTTGCCTTGCGGCCGCAAGAACGCCAGCCAACGATGCTCGGCGCGGCGGAACAGCCACACGAGCGCGAACGAAATGCAGAGATAGAGCAGGGCGGCGATGCCGAACGCCTCGAACGACTGATACGTCGCCGAATTGACGTCGCGCGCGATCTTGAGGATGTCCGGCACGGTCGCCGTGAACGCGACGGTGGTCGCGTGCAGCATCAGGATCACTTCGTTGCTGTAGTACGGCAACGCGCGGCGCAGCGCCGACGGCAAGATCACCCGCCGATACAGCGTGAAGCCCGACATGCCGTACGCGCGCGCGGCTTCGATCTCGCCGTAGGGCGTCGCCTTGATCGCGCCGGCGAAGATTTCGGTGGTGTACGCACAAGTGTTCAGCGTGAACGCGAGCAGTGTGCAGTTCATGCCGTTGCGGAAGAATTCATTCAGCAACATGTGATCGCGCACGACCTGCAAGCTGTACAGACCCGTATAGCAGAGCAGCAGCTGGACGTAGAGCGGCGTGCCGCGAAAGATATACGTATAGAGCCAGACCCCGCGCGAGAGCAGCTTGTTTTTCGACACGCGCGCCACGGCGAGCGGTATCGAAAGACAAAAGCCCAGGCCGATGGAGATGACCAGCAGCCACATCGTGATGGCAAGCCCGGTGATGCGGTAGCCGTCAGTAAAGAGGTAGTTCTTCCAGTATTCCTGGATGATTTCGATCATGGGATCCGCCGCTCGTTATAGGTCAGCCTTGCGCACGCCGATGGAATAGCGCCGCTCCAGCCAGATCAGCACCAGATTCGAGATCGTGGTGATCGCGAGATAGATCGCGCCTGCGAGAAGCGTGAAGAAGAAGAAACGCAGCGTGCCCTTGCCCGCATCCTGCGAGGCCTTGACCACGTCCGCGAGCCCGATGATCGAGACGAGCGCCGTCGCCTTGACCATCACCTGCCAGTTGTTGCCGATGCCGGGCAGCGCGAAACGCATCATCTGCGGGAACATGATGCGTGTGAAGGTCTGCCACAGCGTCATGCCATAGGCCGCGCCCGCTTCGAGCTGGCCGCGCGGCACCGAAAGAAACGCGCCGCGGAAGGTTTCGGTGAAATACGCGCCGTAGATGAAGCCGAGCACGAGAATGCCGGCGAGGAACGGATCGATATCGATCTGATCCCAGTTGAACAGGTCGGTCAGCTGGTTCAGCCAGATTTGTATGCTGTAAAAGAGCAGCAGCATCAGGACCAGATCAGGAACGCCGCGAATCAACGTCGTGTAGACCGTGCCGACGGTAGACGCCACGCGATTTTTCGAGAGCTTCGCCGCAGCGCCGATCAGGCCGATCACGAAGGCGAACGCGAGCGACAGCACCGCCAGCTTGACGGTCTGCCAGGTGCCCGCGAGGATCAGCGGACCGTAGCCTTGCAACATGGTGAATCCTTGGTAAGGTGCCTAAGGTGCAGACGCACGATGAACGCTACGCGCGGCGGTCGTTCGCGCGGTGCGTCCGGACGGCCGTGCCTGTGGATGAAGGCGCGGCGCGCAATGCGAACGTACTCATCTTTTTCTCCTCAGCCGGCGGCGCATTCGCGCGCGATCGGCTGTCCTGCTCCAGCCGTTCCGGCGTCGGGGCCAGCGGTCGGTATTCTAGGTGGCCAAAATTGCGCGCTGCCGTCTTTGCCGGCGCCGTTGCGACCTTCGTTGCTGCCCTGTCGCCCCGCCGCCGCGCGATTCCCGCGCCGCCATCCTGAAAAGCGCGGTATTTTACCCGAACCCGGTCCGCGCGCGGTCGGCGATGCGCACGCGCGCGATTACATGCATCAGCAGAACGATGTAGTGCCGCCGTGCGCGTTGTTCTGAAGGGGCCGCGCCCTTACATTCTGTTCATCGCAAAACAACGCCTTGGGCGGGAGCAAACATCATGATCGAGATTCGCCGCAGCAACGAACGGGGTCACGCCAACCACGGCTGGCTCGACTCGTATCACAGCTTCTCCTTCGCCGATTACTACGATCCGGAGCACATGCACTTCGGCGCGCTGCGGGTCATCAACGAAGACCGCGTCGCAGGCGGGCAGGGCTTCGGCACGCACGGCCACCGCGACATGGAAATCGTGAGCTACGTGCTCGAAGGCGCGCTCGCGCACCGCGACAGCATGGGCAACGGCTCGACCATCCGTCCCGGCGACGTGCAGCGCATGAGCGCCGGCACGGGCGTGCGCCATAGCGAGTTCAACGGTTCGCCGACGGAAACCGCGCATTTCCTGCAGATCTGGATCATTCCGGATGCGCCGGGCGGTGCGCCGGGCTACGAGGAAAAGCGCTTCGGCAACGAGGAAAAGCGCGGCCGGCTGCGCGTGATCGCGTCGCCTGAAGGCATCGACGGTTCGGTGAAGATCGGCGCGAACGCACGAATCCACGCAGGCCTCTTCGACGGCGACGAACGCGCGGACTTCGACGTGCCCGCGGGCCGCCGCGTGTATGTGCACGTGGCGCGCGGTTCGGTGACGGTCAACGGCGAGGCGCTCGGCGCCGGCGACGCCGCGATGATGGAGGATCTGTCGAAGGTCACGCTGGAAAAGGGCGACGACGCGGAAGTGCTGCTGTTCGATCTCGCGTAAAGCCGCTGTCAGCGGGACAAATCGCTGGACGAGCGATGTGAAAAAGGCCGCGGAGCGTGATGCTCCGCGGCCTTCGCATTTACGGCTTGGCCGTGGCCGATGCCCCAGCCGCCGCGCCCGGCGCGCCGTGTTGCTTGCCCCAGCGCTCGTGCATCTTCTGCTCGTGCTCATGCATCTTCGCGAAATGCTTCTTGAGCGCGGTGCTGACGGTCGTCTTTTGCTGATCGTTCAGCCCGTTGTAGAAGTTCAGCCACGCGGTCGCGGTCTGCTCGCGCAACTGCGTGTTCTGCTCGTCGAGCTTCTGGTGCGCCGCGTGCATCGCGTTCAGATCGAGGATCGGCTGGTTTTCCATCGACTTGAACTGATCGCGCATCTGCTTGTGGCTCTCGCGCATCGCCTGATGGTTCTGCTTCATCGTGGTGAGTGCCGTCTGCCAGAGCTTTTCCTGATCCGCGTTGAGCTTGAGCTGGCCGTGCAGTTCGTCCAGTTGCTTCTGCATGCGCATTTCCATGCGATGTCCGCCCGGGCCGCCAGGGCCGCCCATCATGGCCTGGCCACCGGGAGGCGGAGGCGGCGCGTCGTTCGTGGCGGCGTGTGCGGCGCCGAAGCTCAGCGCGATTGCGGCAGCGGCGGCAGTAAGAATGCGGTATTGCTTGCCCATTGTGATACTCCCTTGATTGTTGTCGATGCCGAAGCGGCGAGGCCCATTACAACGTTTCGCGACGTGTCCGGAAGTGCGTCGAGGTCTTGCCCTTGTCGGTGAGACACAGCGTAGGGCCTGGCAACGGCGCGCGTGTTACGGCAAGGTTCAGGGTTGTTACGCCGGTTTACGTGCTGCTTTCGTCGTAACACCCCGTAACCCTTCTCGCACGGTCGTCATCAAATGCGGCCGGAATCACGCGCTAAACTTCGTTCCATGACTACGCAAATACTTGTCGTCGACGACGACGCCGAACTGCGCGACCTTCTGCGCGACTATCTGGTCCGGCAGGGCATCGAGGTATCGGTGCTGCATGACGCCGGCGGCCTCGAACGTCGCATCGAACGCGAGCGTCCCGATCTGATCGTGCTCGATCTGATGATGCCGGGCGTTGACGGACTGACCGCGCTCAAGCAACTGCGCGCGTCCGGCGACGACATCCCCGTCATCATGCTGACCGCGCGCGCGGACGACGTGGATCGCATCGTCGGTCTGGAACTCGGCGCGGACGACTACCTGGGCAAGCCGTTCAACCCGCGTGAACTGCTCGCGCGCGTGCAGGCCGTGCTGCGCCGCCGCCGCACGATTCCGTCCGCCGCGCCCGAGCAGCGCGAGCCGTATTCGTTCGGCCGTTTCCGGCTGGATTTCCAGTCGCGCACGCTGCAACACGACGACAAGCCGATCACGCTGTCCGGCAGCGAATTCGCGCTGCTCAAGATCTTCGTGAACAATCCCATGCGCACGCTGACCCGCGAGCGTCTGCTGGAACTGCTGCACGGCCCGGAATACGACGGCACCGACCGCGGCATCGACGTTCAGGTGTGGCGTCTGCGGCGCATTCTGGAGACCGATCCGTCGGCGCCGCGCTTCATCCAGACGGTGCGTGGGCGCGGCTATGTATTCGTGCCGGACGGCGAGCAAAATGCGCCGGGCAATTGATACGCTGTTCGGGCGGCTTGTCGTAATCGTCATCGGCATGCTGGTGCTGTCGCATGTCGCGTGGTTCGCCATCATCCGCTTCGAGCGCGACAACGTGCAGACGCGCTTCGCCGTCGAGGAGGCCGCGTTTCTCGTCGAGGCAGTGCGCCAGCACATCACCAACACGCCGGATCAGCCGCTGCCGCCGCGCGTGCGCGTGGTCGCGCTCAATAGCGCCGAAGTGCCGAAAGCGCTCGACGAGGACACGCCTCCGCCGCTGCAGCGCTTTGTCGAAGATCTGAAGGATCGCCTGCCCGACGGCACCGACGTACGCCTGAACGAGCCGGGCGGGCCGCCCAGCGTGTGGGTGCACGGCGCGAAGGACGCGGGCTGGATCGTGGTTCCGGTACAGCCGCTGCGGCCGCCGCGCTCGCGCGACCGGATGGTCGTCTGGCTCGCCGTCATTTTCACGGCGGCGGTGCTCGCGGCTCTATTCGGCGCGTGGCAGCTGCAATATCCGCTGCGCGCGCTGGCGCAGGCGGTGCAGCGTTTCGGACGCGGCCAGCCGACGCCCGTCGTGCCCGAACGCGGCCCGCGCGAACTGCGGCAGCTCACGCACGGCTTCAACCAGATGGTGCAAGAAGTGTCGCAGACCGATAACGACCGCGCCGTGATGCTCGCGGGCGTCGCGCACGACCTGAAGACGCCGCTCGCCCGCCTGCGTCTGCGGGCCGAAATGATGGACGACGAAAAAATGCGCGACGGCGTCGTGCGAGACGTCGATTCCATGGCGCATATCGTCGATCAGTTCCTCGTATTCGCACACGATCGTCCGGACGGCAGCGAGCCGGTCGCGGTGGATCACCAGTGCGAGCGCATCGCACGGGCGTATCGGGCGGTGTCGCCCGGTGGCGAGCCAATACGCCTGAGCCTGGACGCCGGTCCGAGCTTCGCGCTGCCCGCGGCAACGCTCGATCGCATTCTGTCGAACCTGCTCGACAACGCGCATGCCTACGGCGCGCCGCCGATCGTCATTGAGACGCAGCGCGGCGCCCATGGCTGGGTGTTGCGGGTGTCGGATCACGGCAAGGGCATTGCGCCGGACGATCTCATCAAGGCGAGCCGGCCGTTCGTGCGGCTCGATCCGGCGCGCGGCGGCAGCGGCCATAGCGGGTTGGGGCTTGCGATCGTGGAGCGGCTCGCGCGGCGCGCGGGCGGCGAGTGCGAAGTCGGCAATCGCGCCGACGGCGGCCTGCAGATCGAGATGACTTTTCCGTTCGATGTCGCCACGCGGCCGGTGGCCGAGCGCCGCCCCGGCTCGCAGCAGGAAGAGCGCGCGCTGTAACGGCGCGCTTTTTCAGGCAGAAAACGCCGGCGCTCAGTCGAACAGTGTTTCGAGCGCCGACGCCGCTTCGCTGTCCACCGTGTTGTACGTGACCGTCGACGCCTCGAAGATGTAATGCGTCGTGTATTTGCCGAGTCGCGAGAGGATCTCGTCCTGAATCACTTCCGGCGCGAGATCGATCTTAAGGAACCACGTCGTCGACGAAAGCCGCGTCTGGAACGAGCCGTACTCCGCCAGCAAATGGTCGAACGTTTCAGCGTCCTGATCGCGACACACGATGACCAGATTTCCCTTCATGCAATTCTCCCGATAGGCCCAGCGGCATTCGATTGCGAATGTCGATGATACCTGCCGGATGCGCCTGCGTCGCCAAGTGCGCATGAACGCGCGGTGATGTGACGCGCTCATTTCCCCGCGAGCGAGTCTTCCGTGTGGCGCGCGGGCGGCGTCGGGTCGGCGGGGCGCACTTCGCTGCGGTCGCGTCCGCGCGATTTCGCCTCGTAGAGCGCCAGATCGGCGCGCGAAAGGATCCACTCGAGCGCGTCGTCGGGCGCGAGTTCCGTGATGCCGATGCTTACCGACAGCGCCGCGTCCTCCGGCAAATGCGCGCAGTGTTCGTGGTGAAAGCGCTTGCGCAGCCGCTCCAGCACCGCTTGCGCGTCGGCGAGCGAGGTTTGCGGCAGCAGAATGCCGAATTCCTCGCCGCCGAGCCGGCCGATCGCATCGCTCGGACGAAGCTGCGCGCGGCAGACCTCGACGAAATGTTCGAGCGCCCGGTCGCCGGACGCGTGGCCGAAGCGGTCGTTGATCTGCTTGAAGTGATCCAGATCGGCGATCGCCACCGAAAGCGGCGTGCCGACCGAGCGCGCCAGTTCCACTTCGTGACGGAGCGTATCGAGGAAATAGCGCCGCGAGAGGGCGCCCGTCAGCGCGTCGTGGCGTGCTTCGGCCGACAGCAACGTATTGGCCGACTGCAATTGCTCGGCGAGATCGCGCGTGGCGCGGTGCAGACGCCGTTCGCGCGAATACGAAGTCGCGATCACGATAGCCAGCGTCACGATACCCAGCATCGTCAAAAACACGAGAAAGCGGTCGCGGCTGTGGTTGCGGCTGATTTCCGGCCAGCTCGTCAGCGGATGGACGATATGCGCCGACAGCCCCGAATTCAGGCCCGTGCGCTCGTCGTAGAGCGACGGCGTGTTGCTGCCGTTGGCCGCGTAAAAGCTTTGCGCGAGCGCGGGCGCGAGCCACTGCTCGGAGGCGCGCATCTGCTCGCCGATGTGCGACACGCGCAGCTCCGGAAACGACTCGCGCCGGTAATGCTCGACGCGTTCGCGCTCGGTCATGCGGGCGACGGGCGCATCGGGCATGGCTTCGTATTCGAGCCTGCCGTCGTGCGCCATCACGACGACGCCGTTTTCGTCGGTCACGAAGGTGCCGGCGCGCGACACCCAGTGCCGCAGCCGGTCGATGCTCACCTTGGCGATCACCGCGCCCACGAGAATGCCGTCCTCATAGGCCGGCGCCGCGATGAAAATGCCGGGCTCGCCCGACAGCCGTCCGACGCCGTACATTTCGACGAATCCGCCGAGCAGCGCGCGAGAGACGTAGGCGCGCGCGCTCATGTCGTAGCCGATGAAGCTGTCGTCGTCGGCCGCATTGCTGGACGCAATGCAATAGCCGCGGTCGTTGACGAGCCAGATCGAATCGAGACCGGAAAAGCCCTGCGCCTCGTGCAGGAAGTGATTCACCTTGGCGAGCGCGGGGTGGGCGGTCCAGTCGCTGCGTCGTTCGAGTTCCGTCTCGCCCGGGTTCGAGGCATAATTCCGCGACTCCGCCAGGGCGCGCTGCGTGAGGTCCATCTGGGCGAGCGTGGCGGGAATGGCGCGCGACATTGCCAGATCGCTCGCGATGATCTGCGCCATGTTGTCGACGATCGACGCCGCCATCTGGCGCTCGGTGCGCACCGTCGCCGTCATCTCCTGTTGTACCATTCGGTCCGACAGCAAGCCGGCGGCTATCCAGCACGCAAATGCCAGCACCGCGAGGCCAAGCGTCGCGATCACACGGTGCAGGATGAGCTTTTTCATCGGTCTCGTGCAGGGTTATAGGTCACGCCGTGCGCGAGCGGCATGCTGCACGCCGCGCGTCACGCCGTGGCTCACGCCGATCATGCAGGTCCGCCTGTCTGGCGATGCGGGCCGGGCGCGCGGATTGCAGCGGCGGCAGGCCCGCCGTTGCGCGGCCCGCGCACGCAGCGGGGCAGCGAACGTGGCACAGGCGGTCTTTCGGCTCGGATCTGGCGTCTCGCATCGCATCGGCGCTCAATTATTGTTCGTGACAAGCCAAGATTGGACGATGTTTTTTGCCGCCTATCAAGCGCCTTGTTGCGGCGCGCGACGTGCGTCCACCACAGGGAACGCGCGACGCTGAACGTATTGCCCGCTTCGCCGCCTGGCGCGGGTGAATTGCAGCCAAACTGAAAGGAAGCGAAAGCGCGCGGACATTGATCTTATTCGATTGCAGTCCGCCCCTTCATTTTGCCTCCGCCGTGCCGAAGAGCAACAGAAACATCGCACGAATGGCGCGCGCGGGCACCTTGAGGTTGTGCCTGTCACGTCGCTTGGTGTAGTGTCCCTCGGTTCGGCGCGGGCAATGCGTGAGGGCGCCGGACGTGTCGTCGAAATGACTGCCGCGTGCGTTGAACAGGGCAGCATGGGGCCGGGCAGAGGCTGCTGGTCTGCCGGACGGTTCGAGTGCCGTCTCAAAGCAATATGCCGCGCTCGCGCGGTCGGAACAAAGCCTTACGGGGAGGGCCTTGCATGGAATTTGGTTTCAATCTGAAGCGCACGGCGAATGCGTCGGCCTGGCGGCTCCTGCCCAACCGCTGGGACTTCGTCGCATTCCCAATGATCATTTGCGTGATCGCGCTTGCCGCCGTCGGTTTCCATGAAACCCTGGCGCCGATCTCGACGCTGCAAACGCAGGCGATTTCGCTCGACCCCGCGAATCTCCCCGAATACGCCTTGCGCACGACGCTGCGCATGCTCGCCGCGATGGTCGCCTCGCTTATCTTCACGCTCGTCTACGGCACGCTCGCGGCGAAGAGCCGGCGCGCGTCGCTCGTGCTCGTGCCGATTCTCGACATCCTCCAGTCGGTGCCGGTGCTGGGCTACATCTCGTTTACCGTCACGTTCTTTCTCGCGCTGTTTCCCGGCCGCGTGATCGGCGCGGAGTGCGCCGCGATCTTCGCGATCTTCACGAGCCAGGCGTGGAACATGACGTTCAGCTTCTACCAGTCGCTGCGCACGGTGCCGCGCGATCTGGACGAAGTCTCGCGCGGCTTTCATCTCACCAATTGGCAGCGCTTCTGGAAGCTCGAAGTGCCGTTCTCGATGCCTGGCCTCGTCTGGAACATGATGATGTCGATGTCGGGCGGCTGGTTCTTCGTCGTCGCCTCCGAGGCAATCACGGTCGGCAACCGCACGATCGTGCTGCCGGGCATCGGCGCGTATCTGGCCGCGGCGATCGGCGAGCGCAACCTGGGCGCGATCGGCTGGGTGATTCTCGCGATGATCGTCGTCATCCTCGCGTACGACCAGCTGATGTTCCGTCCGCTCGTCGCGTGGGCGGACAAGTTCCGCATGGAAAACACCAGTTCCGGCGACGAACCCAGTTCGTGGCTGCTCGACCTGATCCGCCGCACGCGCCTGATTCACCGTCTGCTCGTGCCGGCGGGCTGGATTCTTGCGAAGGTGGCGCGCGTGCCGATCCGGCTGCCGTCGCTGCAGGGGGCGTTCGAGAATGTCGGGCTGCCGCTGCGCGCGAAGGCGCCGTCCACGCGCACCGGCGATATCGCCTGGGCCGCGGCCGTGCTGCTGATCACGGTGTTCGTCGTATGGAAGGTCGCCGCGTTCGTGTCGACGGGCGTGACGTGGGGCGAAGTCGGTCATGTCTTCGTGCTCGGCTTCATCACGCTGCTGCGCGTGGTCGTGCTGATCGCCATCGCCTCGGTGATCTGGGTGCCTGCCGGCGTGCTGATCGGTCTGCGCCCGGCGCTTGCCGAGAAAATTCAGCCGGTCGCGCAGTTCCTCGCCGCGTTCCCGGCGAACCTGCTGTTTCCGGTGTTCGTCGTGGCGATCGTGCGCTGGAATCTGAACCCGGATATCTGGCTGTCGCCGCTCATCGTGCTCGGCACGCAGTGGTATATCCTCTTCAACGTGATCGCGGGCGCGTCCTCCTATCCGAACGATTATCGCGAGGCGGCGACCAACTTTCAGATCCGTGGCTGGCAGTGGTGGAAGAAGTGCATGCTGCCAGGCATCTTCCCTTATTACATCACGGGCGCCATCACCGCGTCGGGCGGCGCGTGGAACGCGAGCATCGTCGCGGAAGCGGTCTCGTGGGGCAAGACGGAGGTCGTCGCGCACGGCCTCGGCGCCTACATTGCCCAGACCACGGCTGCGGGCGATTACCCGAAAATCATTCTCGGCATCGCCGTGATGTCGCTGTTCGTCACGCTGTTCAACCGACTGTTGTGGCGCCCGCTATACGCCTATGCCGAAGCAAGACTCCGGCTGGATTGAGGACGAGTTTCGATGCAGAACCTGAAAAATACGCAGACGTCCGCGGCGACGGGCTTCCAGCGCCCGGCCGGCACGCCGCCGCGTCTCGGCGCGGAAATCCTGCGCGTGCAGAACGTGAGCCGCGGTTTCAACAAGACGCAGGGCGAACTGCTCGTGCTCGACGACGCCAATCTCGCGCTGCGCGAAGGGGAAATCGTCGGGCTGCTCGGGCGCTCGGGCTCCGGCAAATCGACGCTGTTGCGCATCATCGCCGGCCTGATCGAGCCGACGGGCGGCGAAGTCACTTATCTGAGCGAGCCTTTGCGCGGTCCGGCGAAGGGCGTCGCGATGGTGTTCCAGACCTTCGCGCTGTTTCCGTGGCTGACCGTGATGCAGAACGTGGAAGCCGGTCTGGAAGCGCAGGGCGTGGGCGCGCGCGAGCGGCGCGAGCGCGCGCTTGCCGCCATCGACCTGATCGGTCTCGACGGCTTCGAGAACGCCTATCCGCGCGAGTTGTCGGGCGGCATGCGTCAGCGTGTGGGCTTCGCGCGCGCGCTGGTCGTCGATCCGACGCTGCTGCTCATGGACGAGCCGTTTTCCGCGCTCGACGTGCTC
It encodes the following:
- a CDS encoding ABC transporter permease, with product MLQGYGPLILAGTWQTVKLAVLSLAFAFVIGLIGAAAKLSKNRVASTVGTVYTTLIRGVPDLVLMLLLFYSIQIWLNQLTDLFNWDQIDIDPFLAGILVLGFIYGAYFTETFRGAFLSVPRGQLEAGAAYGMTLWQTFTRIMFPQMMRFALPGIGNNWQVMVKATALVSIIGLADVVKASQDAGKGTLRFFFFTLLAGAIYLAITTISNLVLIWLERRYSIGVRKADL
- a CDS encoding porin, whose protein sequence is MKKALLASAALLTFSAVAHAQSSVTLYGRLDAGLEYMNGVPTGPAGAPATGSSHRFKAESGDWGTSLWGMKGVEDLGGGYRAVFQLEGSFNTMTGQGPGGGGLFNRWATVGMANNQFGTLLLGRELFIANGVWDFDPFGQSNWSSASLVRGRNWPQSSNNISYQSPKVAGFDFYGQYSLSNATNWNGNGTTPQGREAGAYVTYTSPLFQIRGMYDEIRNPANGTLGGVYNPIDGGSGGNGAYGYSREYTAMFNVFLGQFKVQGAYQAIRTSGMTGQLPGQPTTLDHEWGGVTWQATPAAALIAAVYHVNGNNGAGNATIYTVGGSYNLSKRTLLDLQVATVQNSKTANYGLNANNYGSAASTDNPFPGHSQTGVYAGIQHSF
- a CDS encoding ABC transporter ATP-binding protein gives rise to the protein MNSQMHKLFVDDIHKQYGSNEVLKGVSLKAKAGDVISIIGSSGSGKSTMLRCINFLEQPNQGRIFVDGNEVRTMKDKSGALKVADPKQLRQMRSKLSMVFQHFNLWSHMNVLENVTEAPVNVLGLSKKEAEERARTYLEKVGLAPRLEKQYPSHLSGGQQQRVAIARALAMHPDVMLFDEPTSALDPELVGEVLKVMQTLAEEGRTMIVVTHEMAFARNVSNHVVFLHQGRIEEEGHPEAVFGNTKSERLKQFLSGSLK
- a CDS encoding Spy/CpxP family protein refolding chaperone produces the protein MGKQYRILTAAAAAIALSFGAAHAATNDAPPPPPGGQAMMGGPGGPGGHRMEMRMQKQLDELHGQLKLNADQEKLWQTALTTMKQNHQAMRESHKQMRDQFKSMENQPILDLNAMHAAHQKLDEQNTQLREQTATAWLNFYNGLNDQQKTTVSTALKKHFAKMHEHEQKMHERWGKQHGAPGAAAGASATAKP
- a CDS encoding response regulator, which gives rise to MTTQILVVDDDAELRDLLRDYLVRQGIEVSVLHDAGGLERRIERERPDLIVLDLMMPGVDGLTALKQLRASGDDIPVIMLTARADDVDRIVGLELGADDYLGKPFNPRELLARVQAVLRRRRTIPSAAPEQREPYSFGRFRLDFQSRTLQHDDKPITLSGSEFALLKIFVNNPMRTLTRERLLELLHGPEYDGTDRGIDVQVWRLRRILETDPSAPRFIQTVRGRGYVFVPDGEQNAPGN
- a CDS encoding ABC transporter permease codes for the protein MIEIIQEYWKNYLFTDGYRITGLAITMWLLVISIGLGFCLSIPLAVARVSKNKLLSRGVWLYTYIFRGTPLYVQLLLCYTGLYSLQVVRDHMLLNEFFRNGMNCTLLAFTLNTCAYTTEIFAGAIKATPYGEIEAARAYGMSGFTLYRRVILPSALRRALPYYSNEVILMLHATTVAFTATVPDILKIARDVNSATYQSFEAFGIAALLYLCISFALVWLFRRAEHRWLAFLRPQGK
- a CDS encoding pirin family protein; amino-acid sequence: MIEIRRSNERGHANHGWLDSYHSFSFADYYDPEHMHFGALRVINEDRVAGGQGFGTHGHRDMEIVSYVLEGALAHRDSMGNGSTIRPGDVQRMSAGTGVRHSEFNGSPTETAHFLQIWIIPDAPGGAPGYEEKRFGNEEKRGRLRVIASPEGIDGSVKIGANARIHAGLFDGDERADFDVPAGRRVYVHVARGSVTVNGEALGAGDAAMMEDLSKVTLEKGDDAEVLLFDLA